CGCTGTGCGAGGAAATCCGTGGGGATACCGTGTCGATGGATGTCAAATTGGCGAGCACGGCGGGGAAATGTCGCGGTGCATGCTGGGGCGTCGGCGCCGGTGACGTGGTTGTCGGCCGTGGCGCCGATTGTGACATCGTTTTGCTGGACCCCGCGGTCTCCCGCCGGCACTGCAGAATTGTGCGTGAGGGAACCGATATCTGGCTCGAGGACCTGGGCAGCCGGAATCCGGCGCTCTTGAATGGCGCGCCTGTGCGCCGCGCACGGCTCGAACCCGGCGATGAAATCTCCATCGGCACGAATCAGTTTCTGGTGCTCGGTGAGGGGGAGGGCGCCGGGCAGGGCCGCGTTTCGGGCGCTTCCCGATGCGATACGGTATCCTGGTCTGAATCGCTTCCCATCACCTTGGCGCTCGATTCCGCGCGCGCCGGAATCCAAGCCCGCCCCGGAACCGTGGATGACCTTGTTTTTCTCTTCGACGTCGCCCGGGAAGCCGGCGTGTGCAGAGACGTGAAGTCCTTGTTGGCCCTTCTGCGAGAGCGGCTTTGTCAGCGATTCGACCCAGTGGACCTGTGGGTGGCCCTCGTGCATGGGCGGGACACGCTGAACCTCGTGGTCGGGGCCGAACAGACTTCGCCGCCCCTTGACCTTATGCACACCTGCCTGAGAGAGGGGCACGGCATGCTCGCGCCCGGCACGATGCAACGGGGAAAACAGAAGGTTCGCACGTTCACGCTTGCCGCGCCGCTGACCGTGAGCGAAGCGGACATCGGCGCCATCGTACTGCGCACCGAATTGCCGCACGCCTCCTCCTCCTATGATGAGGCGGACCTGCGCCTGCTGGTGCTGCTGGCGCAATCGCTCGCGCCTATCATCTGTGCCATCGAGAACCAGGAACAGCTCCGGCGCGACAACGAACGGCTGCGTGCCCGTTCCGGCGAATCCCTCGAACTCGTTGGGGATAGCAGCGCCATCCGCCGTGTTCGCCTCCAGATCGCACAGGCCGCGGCTTCTAACTTGAATGTGATCATTACCGGCGAAACCGGTACCGGCAAGGAACTCGCGGCCCGGCTCGTCCACGTGCAGTCCGTGCAGCGCGCCGAGCCTTTCGTCGTCGTGAACTGCGCGGCCATTCCCCGGGACCTCTTCGAGAGCGAATTCTTTGGCTACGAACGCGGCGCTTTCACCGGCGCCACCCACCGGTTTGACGGCCTGCTCGCACAGGCGCACGGCGGAACGCTCTTCCTGGACGAAGTCGCGGACCTCAGCCTTGAAAACCAGGCGCGGATCCTGCGCGCCGTCGAGGACGGCGCCTTTCGCCGTGTGGGGGGCAAGGAAGAGATACGCGTACGCGTGCGCATTGTCGCCGCGACGAACAAGGACTTGCGGAAGGCCCTGGCTGCCGGGCAATTTCGAGAAGACCTCTTCCACCGGCTGACCGGTTTCGAGATCAGAATCCCCCCGCTGCGTGAGCGGCCGTCGGACATCCCTGATCTCGTCGAGCATTTCTTTCAACTTATCAAGAATCAGGCTAAACGGCCGCTGTCCGGCTATACGCCTGAAACGTTGATATACCTGCAGAAACGGTCCTGGCCGGGAAATGTCCGCGAACTCCGCAACTGGATGCTGCGCGCCGTTGCGCTCGCCACGAGCGAATGGATTCACCCGGAGATGTCAATTGAAGAGCCATCTCAGACCATCAAAGCCGCCGGAGCCACGAAACCGGCTTTAAGCCTGGCTGAAGTCGAAAGGCGGCACATTACAAGCGTGCTTCAACAGTGCGGAGGCAGCATCAAGGAGACCGCACGGATCCTGCAAGTGGCGCGCAGCACGCTCTACGCCCGCATCGCACAGTACGACATCAAATAGGCCGTCACCATTCCTTGCCCGGACGGGGCATTCGTGCCCAATTCCCTGCACGAGTCCAGATTCTGGACGAAATCACTGTCCAGTTCCTGGAATCCAAGACGCTTCCCTCGCCCGGCGCTTCGGGCCGCTGTTTGTATAACTTTCTGTATATCAGCATGTTAGAGCCTAATGCCCCGATGATTCCTGATATGGCACGAAACTTGCTAAGACAATTTTGTCACGAAAAGGCGCCCAGACGCAGTTCGCGCTGGTGCGTTCGCCCGGCCTTTGCGGTGGAGGGAGAACCGGCGGAGGGAACGGGTGACGTGGCAGGGAACGGAGGGAACAGGTGAGAGTAAAAGGAACGCGCAAGACCGCGGGGAAAGGGAGATGCCGGTTATGGCGACTACATGTCAGGTATTGACGGAGTCACGCGTGAGGATGTTGTGGCTGGTGCATGCAAGAGGATATCGGGTGAGCGTCCGTGCGGAAGTACCCCGCGAGAGGATGTTGGGCGGCATTCGATACGTAACGCGATGGAGGTTGGCACTGTGACGGGTTGCTCGAACAGAACAAGAGGCGGCGGGTTGTCATGAGTGAATTGCGTGTCTTGATAGTCTCCGATGACCCCCTGTTGCGCCACATGACTTCCGCGTGGTTCGAGCGCAGCGGTTTCTCCGTCACGGCGGTCTCCGATAGTGAGAGGGCGGCCGAGGCCTGCGAGCGCGCCCGCTTTGACGCCGTAATCGTGGATTTTGAAATGGTCAATATGCAGTCGTATGAGACGGTCCTGTTCCTGCGTGCCCAGGCTCGTGAACAGGCGATTGTCGTGCTGATGGACAGTCCTGAGGAGCGCTTTTCCGCGCTCATCTGCGGCGCGTCGAAGGCATTGGTCAAGCCGGTTCCCATGATCGAACTGGAGCGGGAGGTCCGGCGGGTAATCGAAGAGTCCGCTGCGCGTTGGGCCAGCGCAGGCGTGTCCAGTTGACGGAATACCGGGGCGATGCCCCGCGCACATACAGTTGAATCGTCAGAAGAGAAAACCAGGTTGCGGAGTGGCGGTGACGCAAGACCGATTGCTGCGTTTTCTCGCGTGGCGCGCCGGGCGGCGCGCCGTCATGGAGGCGACCGAATGGTTTGTGACGGCCGTGTGGGCCCTGATAGCCCGCACGGTTGTGACAAAGGGGGCGCGCGTGCGGCCCGCACCCGAGGGTGAAGACGGGAGGGGGGCGCGGGCCGCACGAAATGAGCCGGCATCTGCTGAGAGGCCGGGAAGTACTCCGGGAGGTGCGAGTTACTCGATGGCGGAGAGAGAGGCCAG
The window above is part of the Candidatus Hydrogenedentota bacterium genome. Proteins encoded here:
- a CDS encoding response regulator — encoded protein: MSELRVLIVSDDPLLRHMTSAWFERSGFSVTAVSDSERAAEACERARFDAVIVDFEMVNMQSYETVLFLRAQAREQAIVVLMDSPEERFSALICGASKALVKPVPMIELEREVRRVIEESAARWASAGVSS
- a CDS encoding sigma 54-dependent Fis family transcriptional regulator, which codes for MDVKLASTAGKCRGACWGVGAGDVVVGRGADCDIVLLDPAVSRRHCRIVREGTDIWLEDLGSRNPALLNGAPVRRARLEPGDEISIGTNQFLVLGEGEGAGQGRVSGASRCDTVSWSESLPITLALDSARAGIQARPGTVDDLVFLFDVAREAGVCRDVKSLLALLRERLCQRFDPVDLWVALVHGRDTLNLVVGAEQTSPPLDLMHTCLREGHGMLAPGTMQRGKQKVRTFTLAAPLTVSEADIGAIVLRTELPHASSSYDEADLRLLVLLAQSLAPIICAIENQEQLRRDNERLRARSGESLELVGDSSAIRRVRLQIAQAAASNLNVIITGETGTGKELAARLVHVQSVQRAEPFVVVNCAAIPRDLFESEFFGYERGAFTGATHRFDGLLAQAHGGTLFLDEVADLSLENQARILRAVEDGAFRRVGGKEEIRVRVRIVAATNKDLRKALAAGQFREDLFHRLTGFEIRIPPLRERPSDIPDLVEHFFQLIKNQAKRPLSGYTPETLIYLQKRSWPGNVRELRNWMLRAVALATSEWIHPEMSIEEPSQTIKAAGATKPALSLAEVERRHITSVLQQCGGSIKETARILQVARSTLYARIAQYDIK